The following DNA comes from Centroberyx gerrardi isolate f3 chromosome 4, fCenGer3.hap1.cur.20231027, whole genome shotgun sequence.
GTGGGTCCAAGGTCCAAACCTGTTGAGTTGTGCCTAAAAATAGACGTCACAAGATATTTTTGCCATCTGTTGCGCTTTATATGCAAATATGTCACTATGGGAACCGGTGCGTAAATACAGGAAAAGGAAGTAGCTAGCAAGTAACCGGAACTACCCAACGCAAAAACTTTTCTGTCAACTGAACTGGGAGTAACTTAAACACAAATAACTTTTCGAGCTGAAAATTACAACATGGGAACAACAGCAAGTCAACTTGGAAAGGATTTGCTCTCAGAATACCAAGTAAGTTTGTAACGTAACATTGAAAACTCTGTTGACGTCGTTAGCCTAGTGGACTTAATTGGGAACTAACTACGGTCTACTGTTGGGAGTAGCTCTGTTTACGCTCACTGTATAGCTACAGTAAGTTAGCCAATTTAGCTTAAACTACCTGTAGGCATAGTCTTTGCTAGAAAACCGAATATAAGTATAACAACAGCTTTGTGGAGCTATAACGTTGTCATCATGCCGATCGCTGATATGTTAATATGATAATATTACCAAACCTTTCTTACTGGCTTCCTCACATAGCCAGAGTTGTACAGATGTACCAATATggacagaataaaaaataacgAGGCACCAACTTGGGCTCATCTGTGATGATTATTCTAATGATGCTTATTTGTACTTTCAGGAGTTAACATTCCTAACAAAGCAAGAAATTCTTCTGTAAGTGACCGACTACATGCCATAACGTTACAATTAATttatagtataataataatagtaccGTAAGTTCCTAAATATAATTAAGCAATTGAAATAATCTGGCATTGCGTATTGTGATAAATGAgaaatttttgttttctgtttagtGCTCACAAGAGATTCACTGAACTGCTCTCCAAAGAGGATAAAGCCCTTCCAAACCCCAGAGTGCCATTGGAGAGTATTCTTACTCTGCCAGAACTCAAGGTGATAAGAGACTTAACCATGTGAAACAGAGGGAACATTATGTTTTCATTGCTGGAGTAGGATTTCCTTCAGACTCTGTACTTGTCCTGTGCTTGGTGTGTTCTGGTGATGTACTTGGAGGAAGTGCTGTAAGGACTATCAGACTGATAAGGTGTTACTGACCCTTGTCCTTGTTCTCACCTACTCTCGCAGTCCAACCCTTTCAGAAAAAGGATCTGTCATGTATTCTCAACATCTGACATGAAGGATGGAAGTCTGACCTTTGAGGACTTCCTGGACCTTCTAAGTGCCTTCAGCGACTCTGCTACTCTGGAAATCAAATCCCACTATGCGTTCCGCATTTTTGGTAATTAACTtgataaaatgttaatgttggTTTGTTAACATTTTGATGCTAATTGATTTGTGTAATAGGCATcgttttattttgatttattcaGACTTTGATGATGATGGCACCCTGGATGGCGGGGACCTGGAGAAGCTGGTGAACTGCCTGACCGGTGAGACAGATGACACCAGACTAACCTCTGAGGAAATGAGACAGCTCATTAACAATGTGAGTTCAGTGAGGCGTCCCATCTCTAACAATTAAACAAGGTGGAGACACACTGGCTGATTGAAGCAATCCTCTATGGTTGCAGCTCGATCTGCAGCGCATAGTGACGTGTCTGTTGGtttaacagttgtttttttttctgcccatAATTTAGATTCTTGAAGAGTCTGACATCGACAAGGATGGGACAGTGAACCTCTCAGAGTTTCAGCACGTCATTTCAAGATCACCGGATTTTGTCAGGTGAATAGTATTCTGATTACTGTTATCATTGAATATTTGTATTATACCTAATACACACAATTTAGTTCATTATGATTGCTATAACAATAACATTTCTCCGCAGTTCTTTCAAGATTGTGCTGTGAAGACCTATAGCAGGCTGTGGAAATGGATCTCCTCCCTTTGATTCTCACATTGTGGTTGCTATTTTTCAACTAAATTAGAACAATTTTAGATATTTGCCTTAATTTATATTTACCTGTGGATTTTACTGTCTGAACTGTTTTATGTAATATTTGTGAAATATAAGAGCTTTCCTACTTTTTAAAGATTTCTATACAgaggaaaaattaaaaaaaatgttgacttAAACTACTCTCTTACCAtgcttttttctattattgatCTAAGAAGACACACAAATGGGGTAGGCAGAATTCATATACATatctaaaatatatttaatcCAAAGGTATTTACAGCTCATGATATGTGCTCCAAAGTCCATTGTTCATAAATACCAAGGAGAGTCAGCAATATTTTAAGACGGAGCTACTTCCTCCTTGACCACAGCAGCAAAAGTGTTCCATGCCCCACAAACTACATCCACCACACACATGTTGTTCTCCTTGAAGAACTCCACATGCTGCGGCTCATCGGAGCTCATTAAAGTCTTGTGTCCGAGCTGGCCGTATTCACCTGGAACAATAATGCAAGGAAAGATAAGTCCAACCATAGACTGAAGTATATCTTTTCATTACTGATTCATGTGATTGGTGCTGGTGTTTGGAATATTTACAAGTTCTATTTACAAAGTTAAAATACATTtgcaagacagaaaaaaaaaaataaggtgACTTTCAAATACAAACTCTTACCCCAGCCCCAAGTGTAGAGGTCACCTGTGGCTGAAATATAAAAGGAAATACAAAATAAAGATCACAATGACGTTGACTTGCCAGGAATGTACATCAATGTACACACATTGTAAGGGGAGATTTCTTACTTGTTACTGCAGCAGTATGTCGGGAGCCACAGCTGACTGCACGGATCTCACATGACTGAGTGATGTCCAGTAGGGCTGGGAATGCCTGGATGGATATGAACACGTCTTCatgttcctcttcctcctgcggCTCTTCGGATGTAGATTTGCTGGCATCTTGGCACAACGCTACTGTCGAGCACAGTTAATGTTTCACGTGGTTGTTGAACTATCAGTTACCTTAATCACCGCTTTAAACTGACACATCTGCCAGCAGCATTACTGGTCATCTGTATGAAATCCTATTCTTGTTCAATTTATTTCTTAAATTGTGCATATTTGGTATGGAATAGACTAACCTGGCTGTTGGCTCCTTTGCTGCTCTTTTCTCAGAGCCTGTGATGGAAGTCCAAGCTGGCCACTCTCATTCCAGCCCCACATGTACAGATCCCCCCCAGCTGTGGACAAAAGTGTTTTTGAGGTCATTCTTAGCATCATTTGAGGGTATAACCCGCTGTGTTGCCCTCACGTCTCTATAAGATGCTTACCACTGATGGAGGCGGAGTGCCAGCCCCCAGTAGCTACAGAGCTCATAGGCATCCCCAACAGAGCCTCCACCGCCCGGGGTTCATCCTCAGAAGTGAGGCCTCCGTGCCCCAACTGACCATGGCTGTAAAATAAACACATGGCCTGTTAAAAATACACATTATAGGTGGTagtcaaatcaaaccaaaacacAGATGTCTGAGTATTAACTTTACCTGCCCAGTCCCCAGGTGTACACAGCTCCAGCAGCACTGAGAAGGATGGCATGCTCTGCTCCCAGTGCTAGACTCACAGCTCTCAGCTGTGGTGACAGGGAGTGGTAGAAGGGAGGTTTTGTGTCTATGTACCCCCCAGGGACTAATGGGAGATTAAGAGTGGGCCCTAGAGTAGGAAAGCAACAAGGGAGTATAGTGttgaaacactgacatttatCAACACATAATCCTGATAGTTGTCAAAGGAGATTAATACATACCATTCTctgactgtgtttttatttccatGCTCCATATCCGTGTCTTCTCATTCTGCCCCTGGCTCCAGGTCTCAACTCTGTCTGGGAAAGCAAGGGTCAGGTGTCCTTCACTGATCTGAGCATCTCTGCACCCACGGCTCTCTGACACAGAGATGCCACAGCACTCACTGGGGACTCCTGCGCCAAAACCTGCTAAGCATACACAGCCATCAcctgaaacaaaaaacaaataattataTTCACTTTTAGATATGCTTTCAATAATAGTTTGCATGTCTGTTACAAGCTCTGACACCCTGTGTAAACTCAATGCAGTCAGGACTTATTTGTTTATATAGTAGTAAAGTTGTGTTCTCTCTGGTAGACTCACCTTCTAAATGTAAAGATGCTCTTCGACTCCAGCTTGCTGCGATTCGGCTTCTCTTCCTGCAGATACTTTGTTTACAGCCAGTTCCCTCCTCAGATTCATCCACATGACTATTAATATCTGTTGGAATAATCACTTTGACGTCTTCAACGGTGCTACCACTCTCTCGTCTTATTAATTTATCACGTATTTGTCCGAAGGCGTTGAAGCCAAATCCAAACCAGTTCATCGGAACGACCTACCAGCTGGTTTCTCATGGAGATTCTGAGGCTGTTTTCAAGCAGTTGTTTTCAGCGCGTGCAACGCAGTTGTCCGTAAAGTTTAAACACTCGTGAACACAGCGGAAAGGATTGCGCATGCGCCACTGCGTTGCTGCAAATGACAGCTCCGTAAAGATGGGTGTGCTCAGTAAGGACAATATTCAGCAGCCACAGTGGTTTTATTCTTATGCTGATGTTTGAAGTCTAATTTACAAACAATAAAAGACTTGAAATGTAGTGatgtaataattaaaaaaaataaaagaataaaaggaCACACAACATAAATAGTCCAAGTTATGTGAATGAAATGGTTTTGTGATAGAGCAAAAATCATAATACAAgaaggtaaataaaaaagtagGGCGTGCAAAGGAATGGTATTTTTAGGGAAAGAAGGATACAAATAAACAGAATGCTTGCAAAGTTCAAGGAATAACCATCTTCAGTAAAGAATGTATAAAGTACTTGGTCTCCAAGTTGAGTGATACACTCTTGCTTGATGTGGATTAACGTGCCTCTAATATAGATAAGTACAGTCAATGACAGCAAGTCAAAGCACATTGATTACATAACTGTTCTGTCAGAATATGCTGGTTTTCCATAACCACTTTTCAATAAATTCCTCATGAAAATTCAGCTCCTCTGCTTTTCAGGGTTTTTGGTATAATgatgtaaaacacaaacatttcagaATAAACAGCTTGTACACATCCAAACCAAAACTGATTTCTGGTAAAGGGGAAATGATTTCACTGGTCCCAAGTTTCTAGAAGTACTTCTACACTCCAATCAGGCGTATCCACACACTGCTACACGGTCCTCACTCAGGGCTCGGTTCCTTTTCCCATGtcctttccctccctgctcTTGATGATGCCATACTCCATGGCCTGGTCCAGACAGTGCTGGGCTACCTTGGAGACCGGGCCCGAcgctgcctctcctcccttcgCCAGGACAGAGAGAATCTCCAGAGCCTCACTCTCCATGAGCGTCTCAGCCAGACTCTTCTCTGCCTGCATCAAGTTCTGAACGATGACCACCCCGCGATGCCTTAAGTCCACTATTTCACTAAGCAGAAGGGCCTGCAGGATCTCCAGCCAGTGGCTCGTCTGAAAAGAGAAtgcaaacaaacttaaaaaaggGAATCATGCGGGCCTAAATGGAATCAAGAATCGCTGTTGTATCTGTGAGAGCGCTGCAAACATGTGAGTGTGGGATGATGGAGGTGTAGGGAGAGTGTGCTTACTGTCCCAGGGACGCGGGCGCACAGCTCCGGCTGCTCGGCGGTCAGCATGGCCAGAGTCCCTGCAGCAGCTTTCCGCAGCCGctcatcctcctctccgctGTAGAGCACCAGCAGCTTCAGACGATCACTCCCTGTGGCCAGATACAGCTCCTGCACCTGAACACCAAGCAAAGGCCCACTGACGTTAGTTTGTTTATATTAATTAATAACTTTTAATAACGTgaatttatatagcactttctAAAAatggtttacaaagtgctttacagaccagaaatcaaaatcaaacaagaTGCAGTggcaataaaacaacagtaaatagaAGCAATGACAACTGTAAGAACAGTAAAAGAAGAAACaagtaaaagaagaaaacagtggtaataaaacaatagtaaataaataaataaataaataaaatgttaactttGCTATAGCTTTGTGTCACAGAATTTACTTTACTTACCTCTGTGCTCAGAACCATGTTGCACATGCACTCTGTGGCAGCCGCTCGGACCAAGTCGTGCTCCTCAAACATGTAGCCTTCGATTTTTGCTACGGCCTTCTCCTTTATGATCTTTTGTCTGTGAAACAATTTACTCCATCAATTAAAAAGCAGGTACTCTAAACATTTATATCAAAATTGTGTTGTTGGGGAACAGAATCCATGAGGAATCAATGACTTACAAAtacttaaaaacaaataaataaataagaccTCAGGATTTTTAGAAGCCCATTATACTGATCAcaaattttcaaattttcaggacagtaaaaatgttttcacagCATTTTGGCTTTTGAGAAACCAAACCAGGATCCTGTTAGTATTTTTTTATGCAAATCAATGGGGAATGAAACTTCTCTCGCCTCTCAAAATACATTCATAAGACAGCTGCACCTTCCTTTTAGGGCAGTAATGTTGCAAGAAGAGTATAACCAAAGAATTAAAATGAGGTTCTAGTTTATGCAGTTAATTCTATACATGTATACACTATAATCAAGTATGTATTTCTGTATCATGTTCCTATCACACTTGACTATGTGAATTGTACATCTATTCTTAGGAGAGACTTCCCCCTAGTGGCCGACCTGAGTCTCTCGCTGATGCCAGCCAGGTTGGTGATGGCCATGAGAGCCTCGAAGTTCTGCAGCAGGGTGCACTCCAGTCTGAGGAGACTGATGAGGGGCCGCACCACCTCATAGATCTGATGACAGAAGAGTGAGACAAGGTAAAATAAAAAGGTCTTTACACAGATGTATATATTTAACTGAAGAGACTTATTACTGTATGCCTTCTCACCCTTTCCCCTGGGAAGGCAATCTCCGGGTTGGAAGTGATGGTTATTTTGGCCAAGGCTTGCGCTGCTTTGATTTTTCCTAAATCTGTGTTGTCAGATGCCAGTGGGATCAGagcctgtggaggaaaacaataAGGTAAAATTCCTGCACAGTTGTATGAATCAGTGTGCAGGTCCATGAAGCATATATATCGGGGTGCTCTACCTTTCCTGCACCCTGTGCCACCACTGTGCCTCTGTCCTCCTGTCGTTCCACCAAAGCCAAGAAAACCCTGCAGTGAGAAGTGAAGTCAGCAGATACTCTGAGAAACAGTGCAGAGAGAACAGTGACAGACGGCTATGGATTTCCTACCTGGCGATACACTCCCTACAGGACTCAGTGAGGGCAGGACTCTCCTGTTTGACCATACACACCAACGCAGACACCACACCAGCCTCCAGCAGCTTCACCAGCCTCTTCTCCACAAAGGAAGGTGAGTCCTGACACATTAAAGACAACAATCTGATGTGAAACAGCTAAtctaaacagaaaaatacacttTAATATGGATTTCAGAACACCTAGTTTGGAGCTATTCTGAGATATTAAAGGCAATATTGTGCAAGGTTAGTTATGtacaaaaaaaagggaaaaagaacaCTGGACTGCACCTTGGGGTGCTCTTCTGGCACATGCTGCTTTGCATACTTGGCCAGCTCCACCATCTGAGGGTCTGGCTTCTCCACATCATAGCTGTTGGTGCAATTCACTAGAGTGGAGCCCACTGCAAATAGCACCGTCTTATCTTCAGACTGCAggaacacacagaaaacatttcCTGTAGctcaataaaatgtattttatttattcattttatatcTCTCTCAAGACCAATATGgaacatttctgtgtgtgaatgctCATGGTGGTGCGGCATACTAAATGTGACATTGTGTTAGTGCtaaaacgattagtcgattgacagaaaattagtcgattataattttgataattgattaatcttttagtcatttatcaagtaaaaataccaaacatttgcttgtTACATCTTAAAAAATGCTAAGATCTGCTTgcatttctctgtttcatattattataaaatgaataattgggtttttttttggctgctggtcagactaaatAAGCGATAATGAATcgaatcgataatgaaaatattcATTAGTTGCAGCTCTATATTGTATACATAATGATATCAATATCGTTTTGAAATAATGACGAGAAGCTTTAGATAAAATACAACagtcaggtaaaaaaaaaaagacggtTGTGCTCAACCTTTGCTAGTTCAAACATGGCCTGAAGAGCGTTCTTGTCTTCCACTAAATCCTCCTTCACATCAGCATCAAAGGTGAGGTAGGCAAGGCCTTCCACAGACCACCGGCGAGAGGTTGGGGGAAGAGACTCGTTACACAGCCACCTGATGGAGAAGGAGATACACATCGGCTCTTATTTTAAATCCAGGAAACAACTCCTTATCTGTCGTTTTTAAATCAAGTTGTGCATCCGCGTGGGATCGACCATCACACATTGGTCTTAATATACCTGAGCCTCAGAATAAACACAGGCGGAACATACTTCCTGCATTGCTTGGCAAGTTTCAGCGTGGATCCCTCTGCAAACTGCTTCATGCTGAAATCTGTCCCTCCTGCCGATCCGAGTTTACACAAACCCTgtataacagaacagaacccaCAGTTACTTTAACTACATTTTGGCTATGTTCTTTCTCAAACTTTCACTAAAAAGTCTTATTAAATAGATGCTTTGTTGCAGCACGTACCACTAGTGCTCTGACACGTATCCTGTCGTTCTCGCTCTTCTTGTAGAGGTCCTTCAGAAGTGCCACACCGTTGGCGGTGATGAAGGAGGCTCTCTTGGCCTTGCCTGCGGCGTGAATGAGAGCCTCCACTGCCACCTGTTGGTGAGTCACGTCTTTGGAGGCGCAGAGAGAGATGACTGCATCCATCATGCCCGACATCTCCAGAGTTCTGTTCCCCACGTCGCTTGGCCCTTGGAGGAGCACCGAAACCGTCTGGATGGCCCGGAGCTTGCTGTCCAGACCAGACCGGCTGAAGTGTTGCCTgctcagaaaaaacaacaatattttcCATCAGGTTAGAAGTTAGTTGCCAAATACGtaagaaaatgtttttcatgtttactgCCAATGACACATTTTTCCTGTTCGCAAGATGTTGGGGTATTGATCAGCTTGAATCAGCGAAACTAGTAATTAGTAAAAGGGAATTCTGGGCAATGAACTTACTGGACGTATTCTTCACACAGTTTGTTGAAGTTCTCCCTCTCGTTGTCACTGTTTAGGTCATCATAGAGTTTGCTGAGCAGCACGGAGCAGCTCATGTGGGAGTTGTCTGTGAGAGGCGGGCCGTCTGAGAGCTCTGGGACACTGCCTGCCACCTCCAGGATCTTCTTCAGTCCTGCGGGAGGAGAAACGGAGCTCATACATCCGGGACACAGCTGTGCCAGTAAAATCTGTTGACTAAATGTCAACAACAGACTTGGAAAGGCTTAAGCCATATGCAAATTTGAAAAACGTTGGAATTCAGTCAACATTTGAAAACTGGAAGGACTGAAGCACCTGAGGCTCCTGACTGGTTTTGGTAAGGTAATTGTCGAGTGGTTGGCTTCACCCTGTTACTGAAATGCTCTTATAACATCTAATGAATTAAATTCTAAACTAAACATGCCAATGGCACCTTAAAATCAATTTCTGAATATCAATAAGTCTTTCTTGTATCCGTCAagcataaggatttttttccagGATATGTGCAGGTGCGTCTCGTACCCTGATCTATCACCCATAATGTGAGGGAGTTGTCCGGGTTCTTCATGGACTTGCGGGGGACTTGTTTGACCAGCAGGTTGATGGCGCTGTCTCTGCCAGGACCCGACACATTAGACGCTGGCATCATTTCCAGCAGGTGGCGCAGCATAGAGCGCAGCTC
Coding sequences within:
- the unc45a gene encoding protein unc-45 homolog A isoform X1; translated protein: MSVSEKEKQDPATLKEEGNSLFKAGDMQGAACCYTQALKLSDSQADSAVLYRNRSACFLKLEDYTKAEEDASKALDTDPGDVKARFRRAQAFQKLGRLDQAFVDAQRCAQLEPKNKAFQDLLRQLGAQIQQKSVQLNSTDARVQQMFSLLLDTSAKESDRQKAAQNLVVLSREDAGAEQIFRNDGVKLIQRLLASKQEDLVLSALRTLVGLCTGHQSRTMAIVNELGMEQLCAVMGSGASTVSLAACHLLQVMFEALTEGMKREIRGKDEAILPEPSRELRSMLRHLLEMMPASNVSGPGRDSAINLLVKQVPRKSMKNPDNSLTLWVIDQGLKKILEVAGSVPELSDGPPLTDNSHMSCSVLLSKLYDDLNSDNERENFNKLCEEYVQQHFSRSGLDSKLRAIQTVSVLLQGPSDVGNRTLEMSGMMDAVISLCASKDVTHQQVAVEALIHAAGKAKRASFITANGVALLKDLYKKSENDRIRVRALVGLCKLGSAGGTDFSMKQFAEGSTLKLAKQCRKWLCNESLPPTSRRWSVEGLAYLTFDADVKEDLVEDKNALQAMFELAKSEDKTVLFAVGSTLVNCTNSYDVEKPDPQMVELAKYAKQHVPEEHPKDSPSFVEKRLVKLLEAGVVSALVCMVKQESPALTESCRECIARVFLALVERQEDRGTVVAQGAGKALIPLASDNTDLGKIKAAQALAKITITSNPEIAFPGERIYEVVRPLISLLRLECTLLQNFEALMAITNLAGISERLRQKIIKEKAVAKIEGYMFEEHDLVRAAATECMCNMVLSTEVQELYLATGSDRLKLLVLYSGEEDERLRKAAAGTLAMLTAEQPELCARVPGTTSHWLEILQALLLSEIVDLRHRGVVIVQNLMQAEKSLAETLMESEALEILSVLAKGGEAASGPVSKVAQHCLDQAMEYGIIKSREGKDMGKGTEP
- the rccd1 gene encoding RCC1 domain-containing protein 1 isoform X2, whose amino-acid sequence is MNWFGFGFNAFGQIRDKLIRRESGSTVEDVKVIIPTDINSHVDESEEGTGCKQSICRKRSRIAASWSRRASLHLEGDGCVCLAGFGAGVPSECCGISVSESRGCRDAQISEGHLTLAFPDRVETWSQGQNEKTRIWSMEIKTQSENGPTLNLPLVPGGYIDTKPPFYHSLSPQLRAVSLALGAEHAILLSAAGAVYTWGLGSHGQLGHGGLTSEDEPRAVEALLGMPMSSVATGGWHSASISAGGDLYMWGWNESGQLGLPSQALRKEQQRSQQPALCQDASKSTSEEPQEEEEHEDVFISIQAFPALLDITQSCEIRAVSCGSRHTAAVTTTGDLYTWGWGEYGQLGHKTLMSSDEPQHVEFFKENNMCVVDVVCGAWNTFAAVVKEEVAPS
- the rccd1 gene encoding RCC1 domain-containing protein 1 isoform X1, which produces MNWFGFGFNAFGQIRDKLIRRESGSTVEDVKVIIPTDINSHVDESEEGTGCKQSICRKRSRIAASWSRRASLHLEGDGCVCLAGFGAGVPSECCGISVSESRGCRDAQISEGHLTLAFPDRVETWSQGQNEKTRIWSMEIKTQSENGPTLNLPLVPGGYIDTKPPFYHSLSPQLRAVSLALGAEHAILLSAAGAVYTWGLGSHGQLGHGGLTSEDEPRAVEALLGMPMSSVATGGWHSASISAGGDLYMWGWNESGQLGLPSQALRKEQQRSQQPVALCQDASKSTSEEPQEEEEHEDVFISIQAFPALLDITQSCEIRAVSCGSRHTAAVTTTGDLYTWGWGEYGQLGHKTLMSSDEPQHVEFFKENNMCVVDVVCGAWNTFAAVVKEEVAPS
- the rccd1 gene encoding RCC1 domain-containing protein 1 isoform X3 codes for the protein MNWFGFGFNAFGQIRDKLIRRESGSTVEDVKVIIPTDINSHVDESEEGTGCKQSICRKRSRIAASWSRRASLHLEGFGAGVPSECCGISVSESRGCRDAQISEGHLTLAFPDRVETWSQGQNEKTRIWSMEIKTQSENGPTLNLPLVPGGYIDTKPPFYHSLSPQLRAVSLALGAEHAILLSAAGAVYTWGLGSHGQLGHGGLTSEDEPRAVEALLGMPMSSVATGGWHSASISAGGDLYMWGWNESGQLGLPSQALRKEQQRSQQPVALCQDASKSTSEEPQEEEEHEDVFISIQAFPALLDITQSCEIRAVSCGSRHTAAVTTTGDLYTWGWGEYGQLGHKTLMSSDEPQHVEFFKENNMCVVDVVCGAWNTFAAVVKEEVAPS
- the cib1 gene encoding calcium and integrin-binding protein 1 — protein: MGTTASQLGKDLLSEYQELTFLTKQEILLAHKRFTELLSKEDKALPNPRVPLESILTLPELKSNPFRKRICHVFSTSDMKDGSLTFEDFLDLLSAFSDSATLEIKSHYAFRIFDFDDDGTLDGGDLEKLVNCLTGETDDTRLTSEEMRQLINNILEESDIDKDGTVNLSEFQHVISRSPDFVSSFKIVL
- the unc45a gene encoding protein unc-45 homolog A isoform X2, translating into MSVSEKEKDPATLKEEGNSLFKAGDMQGAACCYTQALKLSDSQADSAVLYRNRSACFLKLEDYTKAEEDASKALDTDPGDVKARFRRAQAFQKLGRLDQAFVDAQRCAQLEPKNKAFQDLLRQLGAQIQQKSVQLNSTDARVQQMFSLLLDTSAKESDRQKAAQNLVVLSREDAGAEQIFRNDGVKLIQRLLASKQEDLVLSALRTLVGLCTGHQSRTMAIVNELGMEQLCAVMGSGASTVSLAACHLLQVMFEALTEGMKREIRGKDEAILPEPSRELRSMLRHLLEMMPASNVSGPGRDSAINLLVKQVPRKSMKNPDNSLTLWVIDQGLKKILEVAGSVPELSDGPPLTDNSHMSCSVLLSKLYDDLNSDNERENFNKLCEEYVQQHFSRSGLDSKLRAIQTVSVLLQGPSDVGNRTLEMSGMMDAVISLCASKDVTHQQVAVEALIHAAGKAKRASFITANGVALLKDLYKKSENDRIRVRALVGLCKLGSAGGTDFSMKQFAEGSTLKLAKQCRKWLCNESLPPTSRRWSVEGLAYLTFDADVKEDLVEDKNALQAMFELAKSEDKTVLFAVGSTLVNCTNSYDVEKPDPQMVELAKYAKQHVPEEHPKDSPSFVEKRLVKLLEAGVVSALVCMVKQESPALTESCRECIARVFLALVERQEDRGTVVAQGAGKALIPLASDNTDLGKIKAAQALAKITITSNPEIAFPGERIYEVVRPLISLLRLECTLLQNFEALMAITNLAGISERLRQKIIKEKAVAKIEGYMFEEHDLVRAAATECMCNMVLSTEVQELYLATGSDRLKLLVLYSGEEDERLRKAAAGTLAMLTAEQPELCARVPGTTSHWLEILQALLLSEIVDLRHRGVVIVQNLMQAEKSLAETLMESEALEILSVLAKGGEAASGPVSKVAQHCLDQAMEYGIIKSREGKDMGKGTEP